A genomic region of Papaver somniferum cultivar HN1 chromosome 7, ASM357369v1, whole genome shotgun sequence contains the following coding sequences:
- the LOC113300509 gene encoding fatty-acid-binding protein 3, chloroplastic-like → MGVVASPFSSSILLTNSISRQNSKVTAKKCSTATIQLSALSTFTCIHSLTPTFPQVKRSPLSSNFSPKASSVGSVEEYTVEPTTDVKFQTSLTLPGCSNSLSLLGSGYREKKIAIIGVKVYAAGFYMNESIVETLNAWKGRPAADIQRDSSLYDSIFQAPLEKSLQIVLVRDIDGKTFWDALDEAISPRIEVPKPADESALSTFRSTFEGRPLKKGTLIFLTWLDPTKMIVSISSDGPPSAVDATIDSTNVTSALFDVFFGNSQVSPTLKTSVSNGLAMLLK, encoded by the exons ATGGGTGTTGttgcatctccattttcatcatcaaTACTCCTCACAAACTCAATTTCAAGACAAAACTCTAAAGTTACAGCAAAAAAATGTTCAACTGCAACAATTCAATTATCTGCCTTATCCACATTCACTTGTATTCATTCATTGACACCCACATTTCCTCAAGTCAAGAGATCTCCTCTTTCATCTAATTTCTCTCCCAAAGCTTCTTCTG TTGGAAGTGTTGAAGAATACACAGTTGAGCCTACTACTGATGTGAAATTTCAGACATCATTAACTCTTCCTGGATGCTCCAATTCACTGTCTTTGCTTGGTTCAG GCTATAGGGAGAAGAAAATCGCAATAATTGGAGTCAAAGTATATGCTGCGGGTTTCTATATGAATGAATCTATTGTAGAAACATTGAATGCTTGGAAAGGACGACCAGCTGCTGATATTCAACGcgattcgtctttgtatgattcGATTTTTCAAG CTCCCCTGGAGAAATCACTGCAGATAGTTCTTGTGCGAGATATCGATGGTAAGACGTTCTGGGATGCCTTGGATGAAGCCATATCTCCTAGAATTGAAGTACCCAAGCCTGCTGATGAATCTGCACTATCTACGTTCCGTAGCACCTTTGAGGGGCGTCCTCTCAAGAAAGGCACTCTCATATTCTTAACCTGGTTAGATCCAACAAAGATGATT GTTTCCATTTCCTCTGATGGTCCGCCATCAGCTGTGGATGCTACGATCGATTCGACCAACGTAACTTCAGCCCTTTTTGATGTATTTTTTGGGAATTCCCAAGTTTCGCCGACCCTTAAAACATCAGTTTCCAATGGGTTGGCTATGCTTCTAAAGTAA